In a single window of the Serratia quinivorans genome:
- the murD gene encoding UDP-N-acetylmuramoylalanine--D-glutamate ligase codes for MADYQGKKVVIIGLGLTGLSCVDFFMARGVTPRVMDTRISPPGLDKLPESVERHLGDLNQDWLLAADLIVASPGMALATPALSAAADAGVEIVGDVELFCREAQAPIVAITGSNGKSTVTTLVGEMAKAAGWAVGVGGNIGLPALSLLRQECQLYVLELSSFQLETTFSLHAAAATILNVTEDHMDRYPFGLQQYRAAKLRVYENAEVCVVNADDALTMPVRGADKRCISFGADVGDYHLNRQLGETWLRVRGEKILNTREMKLTGRHNYTNALAALALADAVNIPRASSLKALTTFTGLAHRFQLAWEHNGVRWINDSKATNVGSTEAALNGLQVDGTLHLLLGGDGKSADFSPAGAVSAGR; via the coding sequence ATGGCGGATTATCAGGGTAAAAAAGTAGTCATCATCGGGCTGGGCCTTACCGGCCTGTCCTGTGTTGATTTCTTTATGGCGCGCGGCGTGACGCCACGCGTTATGGATACCCGCATCTCACCGCCAGGGCTGGACAAGCTGCCTGAAAGCGTTGAGCGTCATCTGGGCGATTTGAATCAGGACTGGCTGCTAGCGGCGGATTTGATCGTTGCCAGCCCGGGAATGGCGCTGGCTACCCCGGCATTAAGCGCCGCTGCGGATGCCGGCGTGGAGATCGTCGGCGACGTCGAGCTGTTCTGCCGCGAAGCGCAGGCACCGATCGTGGCCATCACCGGCTCTAATGGCAAAAGCACCGTCACTACCCTGGTGGGTGAGATGGCGAAAGCGGCCGGTTGGGCGGTGGGCGTTGGCGGCAATATCGGCCTGCCTGCGCTGAGTTTGTTACGTCAGGAGTGCCAACTGTACGTGCTGGAGCTATCAAGCTTCCAACTGGAAACCACCTTCAGCCTGCATGCGGCCGCGGCGACCATTTTGAACGTCACCGAAGATCACATGGACCGCTACCCATTTGGCCTGCAGCAGTACCGTGCAGCCAAACTGCGCGTTTATGAAAATGCCGAGGTCTGCGTGGTCAATGCGGATGATGCGCTAACCATGCCGGTTCGCGGCGCCGATAAGCGCTGCATCAGTTTCGGTGCCGATGTGGGCGACTACCATTTGAACCGTCAACTGGGCGAAACCTGGCTGCGGGTGCGTGGCGAGAAAATCCTCAATACCCGCGAGATGAAACTGACCGGCCGTCACAACTATACCAATGCGCTGGCGGCGTTGGCATTGGCCGATGCGGTCAATATCCCGCGAGCCTCCAGTCTGAAAGCGCTGACCACCTTTACCGGCCTGGCACATCGCTTCCAACTGGCGTGGGAACATAACGGCGTACGCTGGATTAACGATTCCAAAGCCACCAACGTCGGCAGTACCGAAGCGGCGTTGAATGGTCTGCAGGTGGACGGCACTCTGCATCTGTTGCTGGGCGGCGACGGCAAGTCTGCTGACTTTTCCCCCGCTGGCGCAGTATCTGCAGGGCGATAA
- the mraY gene encoding Phospho-N-acetylmuramoyl-pentapeptide-transferase — protein MLVWLAEHLVKYYSGFNVFSYLTFRAIVSLLTALFLSLWMGPRVIKRLQEMSFGQVVRNDGPESHFSKRGTPTMGGIMILTSITVSVLMWAYPSNPYVWCVLFVLVGYGIVGFVDDYRKVVRKDTKGLIARWKYFWQSVIALVVAFAMYAVGKDTPATELVVPFFKDIMPQLGLLYVLLAYFVIVGTSNAVNLTDGLDGLAIMPTVFVAAGFALVAWATGNMNFANYLHIPYLRHAGELVIVCTAIVGAGLGFLWFNTYPAQVFMGDVGSLALGGALGTIAVLLRQEFLLLIMGGVFVVETLSVILQVGSFKLRGQRIFRMAPIHHHYELKGWPEPRVIVRFWIISLMLVLIGLATLKVR, from the coding sequence ATGTTAGTTTGGCTGGCCGAACATTTGGTCAAATATTATTCCGGCTTCAACGTCTTTTCCTACCTGACGTTCCGAGCCATTGTCAGCCTGCTGACCGCGCTGTTCCTCTCCTTGTGGATGGGGCCGCGGGTGATTAAACGCCTGCAGGAGATGTCCTTCGGCCAGGTGGTGCGTAACGACGGTCCAGAGTCGCATTTCAGCAAGCGCGGCACGCCGACCATGGGCGGCATCATGATCCTGACCTCCATCACCGTTTCGGTGCTGATGTGGGCCTATCCGTCCAACCCTTACGTGTGGTGCGTACTGTTCGTGCTGGTGGGCTACGGCATCGTCGGCTTCGTTGATGACTACCGCAAGGTGGTGCGCAAAGACACCAAAGGGCTGATTGCCCGCTGGAAATATTTCTGGCAGTCGGTGATTGCGCTGGTGGTTGCTTTCGCCATGTATGCTGTAGGAAAAGACACGCCAGCCACCGAGCTGGTTGTGCCGTTCTTTAAGGACATCATGCCGCAGCTGGGCCTGTTATACGTGCTGTTGGCGTACTTTGTGATTGTCGGCACCAGCAACGCGGTCAACCTGACCGACGGTCTGGATGGCCTGGCAATTATGCCAACGGTGTTCGTGGCTGCGGGTTTTGCACTGGTGGCTTGGGCTACCGGTAACATGAACTTCGCCAACTACCTGCACATCCCGTATCTGCGTCACGCCGGTGAATTGGTGATTGTCTGTACTGCCATCGTGGGCGCCGGTCTGGGTTTCCTGTGGTTCAACACCTACCCGGCTCAGGTCTTTATGGGTGATGTTGGCTCACTGGCACTGGGCGGCGCGCTGGGCACTATCGCGGTGCTGCTGCGCCAAGAGTTTTTACTGTTGATTATGGGTGGCGTATTCGTGGTTGAAACGCTGTCGGTAATTTTGCAGGTGGGGTCGTTCAAGCTGCGCGGGCAACGTATTTTCCGCATGGCTCCGATTCACCACCACTATGAATTGAAGGGCTGGCCAGAGCCGCGCGTGATCGTGCGCTTCTGGATTATTTCGCTGATGCTGGTGCTGATTGGCCTGGCGACGCTGAAGGTGCGGTAA